One segment of Drosophila mauritiana strain mau12 chromosome 3R, ASM438214v1, whole genome shotgun sequence DNA contains the following:
- the LOC117144000 gene encoding serine/threonine-protein phosphatase 2A 56 kDa regulatory subunit gamma isoform isoform X5 has product MDNEALEPTIKSSTSSATPNSAAESETTTTAAASVVETTTTIAAATASAAESKNETTATNNNSNTSGSISSSSSNNIVIPASATNGIKESNSNLSTTTTAAAVAAATTVEGITSTIVVTGGTPPLSSLANKLKDNTPPYDAPPPTPISKVLNITGTPIVRKEKRQTSARYNASKNCELTALIPLNEKTAASEREELFLQKIQQCCTLFDFSEPLSDLKFKEVKRAALHEMVDFLTNQNGVITEVIYPEAINMFAVNLFRTLPPSSNPNGAEFDPEEDEPTLESSWPHLQLVYELFLRFLESPDFQPSMAKRFIDHQFVLQLLDLFDSEDPRERDFLKTVLHRIYGKFLGLRAFIRKQINNVFYRFIYETEHHNGIAELLEILGSIINGFALPLKEEHKQFLLKVLLPLHKAKSLSVYHPQLTYCVVQFLEKDPSLSEAVIKSLLKFWPKTHSPKEVMFLNELEELLDVIEPAEFQKVMVPLFRQIAKCVSSPHFQVAERALYYWNNEYIMSLISDNSAVILPIMFPALNRNSKTHWNKTIHGLIYNALKLFMEMNQRLFDECSKNYKQEKQMEREKLSQREELWQQVESLAKTNPEWTKARRFNDCLPVSESRALYDQYSENSDLAYDQSEQKARQPPPPLPPQKQAHQEPREVRQALATLTTLNNY; this is encoded by the exons ATGGATAACGAGGCGTTGGAACCAACAATAAAGAGCAGTACGTCGTCAGCGACGCCAAACTCAGCAGCAGAATCAGaaacgacaacaacagcagcagcttcagttgtggaaacaacaacaacaatcgcGGCGGCCACAGCGTCAGCGGCAGAATCCAAAAACGAAACAACGGCCACaaacaacaatagcaacacaagcggcagcatcagcagcagtagcagcaacaacataGTCATACCGGCATCGGCCACTAACGGTATCAAAGAGAGTAACAGTAACTTaagtacaacaacaacagcagcagcagtagcggcagcaacaacagtagAAGGAATAACATCCACAATCGTGGTAACCGGCGGCACTCCTCCATTGAGCAGTTTG GCTAACAAACTCAAGGACAACACACCACCGTACGATGCACCGCCGCCCACGCCGATCAGCAAGGTCCTGAACATCACCGGCACCCCGATCGTCCGCAAGGAGAAGCGACAGACCAGCGCCCGATACAATGCCTCCAAGAACTGCGAACTGACGGCCCTCATTCCGCTAAACGAGA AGACCGCCGCCAGTGAACGAGAGGAGCTGTTCTTACAGAAGATCCAACAATGCTGCACACTGTTCGACTTCTCCGAGCCGCTCAGCGACCTCAAGTTCAAGGAGGTGAAGCGGGCGGCTCTGCACGAAATGGTCGATTTCCTCACCAACCAAAATGGCGTAATAACCGAAGTTATTTACCCGGAGGCAATCAATATG TTTGCTGTCAACCTTTTCCGAACTCTGCCGCCATCCTCCAACCCAAATGGCGCCGAATTCGATCCGGAGGAGGATGAGCCCACGTTGGAGTCCTCTTGGCCGCACCTACAACTCGTTTACGAGCTGTTCTTGCGCTTCTTGGAGTCACCAGATTTTCAACCAAGCATGGCAAAACGTTTTATCGACCATCAATTTGTATTACAACTATTGGATTTATTCGATTCGGAGGATCCACGTGAACGTGATTTCCTAAAGACTGTTTTACATCGCATCTATGGAAAATTTTTGGGCTTGAGAGCATTTATTAGAAAGCAGATCAACAATGTCTTTTACAG atttatttatgaaaCGGAGCATCATAATGGCATAGCCGAATTGTTGGAAATCCTGGGTAGCATTATCAATGGCTTTGCTCTGCCGCTCAAGGAGGAgcataaacaatttttacttAAGGTATTGCTGCCATTGCACAAAGCCAAGAGCCTCTCGGTCTACCATCCGCAGCTCACCTACTGTGTGGTGCAGTTCCTGGAGAAGGATCCAAGCTTATCGGAGGCGGTCATCAA AAGCCTGCTTAAATTTTGGCCCAAGACGCACAGTCCCAAGGAGGTTATGTTTTTGAacgagctggaggagctgtTGGACGTAATTGAGCCGGCCGAGTTCCAGAAGGTGATGGTGCCGCTGTTCCGCCAGATAGCCAAGTGCGTCTCTTCGCCTCATTTTCAGGTGGCCGAGCGTGCGCTGTACTATTGGAACAACGAGTACATTATGTCGCTGATATCGGACAACTCGGCGGTGATATTACCGATCATGTTCCCAGCGCTCAATCGCAACTCAAAGACGCACTGGAACAAGACCATCCACGGTCTGATCTACAATGCACTCAAGCTGTTCATGGAGATGAATCAGCGGCTTTTCGACGAGTGCAGCAAGAACTACAAGCAAGAGAAGCAGAT GGAGCGTGAGAAGCTGTCGCAAAGGGAGGAGCTCTGGCAACAGGTGGAGAGCTTGGCCAAGACCAACCCGGAGTGGACAAAGGCGCGCCGGTTTAACGACTGCCTGCCGGTCAGCGAGAGCCGGGCCCTGTACGATCAATATAGTGAGAACAGCGATTTAGCGTATGATCAGAGCGAGCAGAAGGCGCGCCAGCCGCCGCCTCCGCTGCCGCCCCAGAAACAGGCGCACCAGGAGCCCCGAGAGGTGAGACAGGCACTTGCCACACTAACAACACTAAACAACTACTAA